From Microcystis aeruginosa NIES-2549, a single genomic window includes:
- the rpsI gene encoding 30S ribosomal protein S9, which yields MQATDSKNKVVYWGTGRRKSAVASVRLVPGTGAITVNGRDGETHFNRIPTYIQTIKAPLETLGLENEYDIIVKAEGGGLTGQADAVKLGVARALCQLAPENRPPLKSEGYLTRDPRAKERKKYGLHKARKAPQYSKR from the coding sequence ATGCAAGCCACGGACAGTAAAAATAAGGTAGTTTATTGGGGAACGGGACGACGCAAATCAGCGGTCGCTTCCGTGCGTCTGGTGCCGGGGACGGGGGCAATTACCGTTAACGGTCGCGACGGGGAAACCCATTTTAATCGCATTCCCACCTATATCCAGACGATTAAGGCTCCTCTGGAGACTTTGGGACTAGAAAACGAGTACGATATCATTGTTAAGGCCGAGGGCGGTGGTTTGACCGGTCAGGCGGATGCGGTGAAATTAGGTGTCGCTAGAGCTTTATGTCAATTGGCCCCGGAAAATCGTCCTCCCCTCAAGAGTGAAGGTTATCTGACTCGGGATCCCCGGGCGAAGGAACGGAAAAAATACGGTCTTCACAAAGCGCGCAAAGCGCCTCAATACTCGAAACGTTAG